A genomic segment from Lutzomyia longipalpis isolate SR_M1_2022 chromosome 3, ASM2433408v1 encodes:
- the LOC129793060 gene encoding pre-mRNA-processing factor 19, translating into MALVCAITNEVPDQPVISPHSGAIFERRIIEKYIVENGCDPINGKELKVEELIEIKTPPIVRPKPPSATSIPATLKTMQDEWDSLMLHTFTQRQQLQTARQELSHALYQHDAACRVIARLNKEVTAAREALATLKPQAGINITAGVPQPSIGAEAAGIATQPVEQVGMSAETIQKLQEKATVLTQERKKRGRSVPEELIGQDTIRSFHTLASHPGLHSASVPGILSLDISVSDHNKIITGGNDKNAAVFNKDTEQVIAILKGHTKKVSRVIYHPEEDFVITASPDTTIRIWNVPTSQTTLLLRCHDQPVTGLSLHPTSDYVLSTSSDKHWAFSDIRTGRLLTKVMDTSEVGLTTAQFHPDGLIFGTGTEDSQVKIWDLKEQSNVANFPGHTGPISAISFSENGYYLATSADDSCVKLWDLRKLKNFKTIQLEDGQEVKDLCFDQSGTYLAVAGTDIRIYLCKQWQELKVFQDHTAMATGVRFGKHAQYLASTSMDRTLKLYGFE; encoded by the exons ATGGCTCTTGTGTGTGCTA TAACAAATGAAGTTCCGGATCAACCGGTCATTTCGCCCCATTCAGGGGCAATTTTTGAGCGAAGAATCATTGAGAAGTACATCGTGGAGAATGGATGTGACCCCATTAATGGGAAGGAGCTCAAAGTGGAGGAGTTAATCGAGATCAAGACACCGCCCATTGTACGACCCAAGCCGCCGAGTGCAACCAGCATTCCGGCTACATTGAAAACAATGCAGGATGAATGGGATTCCCTGATGCTGCATACATTCACGCAGCGGCAGCAACTTCAGACAGCACGGCAGGAGTTGAGTCATGCTCTTTATCAGCACGACGCCGCTTGTCGTGTCATTGCGCGTCTCAATAAGGAAGTGACGGCGGCTCGAGAGGCTCTGGCAACACTTAAGCCCCAGGCAGGAATCAACATTACAGCTGGAGTGCCACAGCCATCAATTGGTGCCGAAGCTGCGGGGATTGCCACGCAGCCGGTGGAGCAAGTGGGCATGAGTGCAGAGACAATTCAGAAGCTACAGGAGAAGGCAACTGTGCTCACACAGGAGCGTAAGAAACGTGGACGATCCGTTCCGGAGGAACTCATTGGCCAAGATACCATTCGCAGCTTCCACACATTGGCCTCGCATCCGGGTTTGCATTCAGCCAGTGTGCCAGGCATCCTCTCGCTGGATATTAGTGTGTCTGACCACAATAAAATCATCACGGGTGGAAATGACAAGAATGCCGCTGTATTCAATAAGGACACCGAGCAGGTGATTGCTATCCTCAAGGGGCACACGAAGAAGGTATCACGCGTGATTTATCACCCAGAGGAGGACTTTGTAATCACTGCATCTCCGGACACGACAATTCGCATCTGGAATGTTCCCACATCCCAGACAACTCTACTCCTTCGTTGTCACGATCAACCCGTAACTGGACTCTCACTTCATCCCACAAGCGACTACGTCCTGTCCACATCATCTGACAAGCATTGGGCATTTTCGGACATTCGCACCGGGAGACTCCTCACGAAGGTCATGGATACATCCGAAGTGGGTCTCACTACGGCTCAATTCCATCCTGATGGGCTCATCTTCGGCACAGGCACGGAGGATTCACAAGTGAAGATTTGGGATTTGAAGGAGCAGAGCAATGTTGCCAATTTCCCCGGACACACAGGTCCCATCTCTGCCATCTCTTTCTCCGAGAATGGCTACTATCTGGCCACATCAGCTGATGATTCGTGCGTTAAATTATGGGATTTGCGCAAGTTGAAGAACTTCAAGACTATTCAGCTCGAGGATGGGCAGGAGGTGAAGGATCTCTGCTTCGACCAAAGTGGTACCTATTTGGCCGTGGCGGGTACAGACATCAGAATTTATCTCTGCAAGCAATGGCAAGAGTTGAAGGTGTTCCAGGATCACACTGCAATGGCAACTGGTGTAAGATTTGGCAAGCACGCTCAGTACTTGGCATCCACCAGCATGGATCGTACCCTAAAGCTCTACGGATTTGAATAG